AAGGAAAGGAGATACAAGCTGATCTGATCCAAACGCATATATACGATTTATGCAGGCAGATAAAAATCCAAGAAGGGGCAGTTTCTAGATTAATAATCTAGAAAAAGACAAATCAAGAAAGGTGGAGGGACCAACCTAATGGACCACTCAACCATTACATGGTCCATGTGCAAGTTGTAAAGGTTTATGAAGATTTGAAGTCCGAAGTTTCAAATCCGAAGGAGCCTTCTATAAATAAAGAAGCAGAAGGAAGATGAAGACATCGATCAACCTcttcgtttttcttcaaaacatttGTAATAATTCTCTTTCAAGTTTATGTGTGTAGTGAGTTCAGCTACTAtcagtagctaaacaagtttctcctcctctacaggaggttactatgtattaataaaatgtttgtGTTTAAATAAAAGAAATCTTTGCTCtagcccctctcatgtattattttcaaaattttatcttttattgtacACCCTAAGGTAGAAACGAATTAGGGTTGTGCCAAGTGCTGCTGAAGGAATCTGCGTCAGTAACCATCGGTTGCAATCGTGTGGTTGGACTGTGAGGAGCAGTTCGTAAAATACGGTGGATATAACCCGGTGGTACTCCGGTCAAAGAGGTAAAAGATTTAGTTTATTTTCGGAAGCATGATGGGCCATTatttacaaaagaaaaatcaattatttaaaataaagatataagggtaaatttggaaattttaaaaaaatggggAGTTGAAACAAAGTTTTAGTATGATAGGGAGTAAAGAGAAAGTTAAGAATGAGTATAGGGATTTTTTGACAAGTCTCCCATCTTTATTCATTAAACACATTATTTTATTCGAGaaatttttatatcatattaaacATTCATGAAATAAGAGTAAAACAAAAAACTTGATTttcttaatatatttttaatctaTGTGAAAACACAAATAAACATATGAATAGATATCATGTATGATTCGACTTATATATGCAATGAATtgtaataattttgacataaaaaatatttttaatttaaattaataatatattataaaatattttttaaaataaaaataataatttttactaaaatcaacatatattttatttcataaaatgacaaaagacaaaatgatattttttaattaaaaaaaaagtctTTCCCAAATAGTAGACCCACCCACCCACCTGCTTCGTTCTCAAAACATCAAATTCTACACGTGACATATAACCTCGTACAACAGTCTTTAATCCTTTTTGAACACGTGTTTTTAAAGTAATCCCCTTCCCCTTCCATAGCcagaattttgatgattaaAACCCTTTAGCCATCTCCATAGAATTAATAGTCCACAAATTTTCGATCTTTTTTCCTTGTTTTTTCTCCATGCACAAGAGGAAAAGATGAAGATTCCTGGTGAAAACCTTCCCATTTTCGTTCTTCTTCTGCTTTCTTGCATGATATCAGGCAAAACCCAGCAAAAATCCGCCGATCACGATGCTGTTTCGCGCTTCGAACACGCGCAGGCGAGCCCCAAAAACCCCACTCTAAGTTGCAAGAATCTGTCAGCTTCTCCGGGGAAGGAGAAGGAATCCTTGTCCCCGGATGTTGATCGCACGGATTGCAGCGTTTGGAGCAGGGCTTGTTCGGAAGAGATCCTGGGAATCGCGAAGAAACAGGGAAACGTGAAATGGATAAAGTCGATCCGGCGGAGGATCCATGAAAACCCTGAACTTGCCTACGAGGAAGTCGAGACCAGCCGGCTTATCCGCCGGGAACTCGATGAAATGGGCGTGAGTTACCAGTTTCCGGTGGCAAAGACCGGGATCAGGGCCGCTGTTGGCACCGGCGGGCCGCCTTTCGTGGCCATCAGGGCGGATATGGACGCTTTGCCCATTCAGGTTTATCCCTTTAGGTGGTATTGGTCCATCAACATAGAAATTTCACAAAAACTTGTGGATTCTCACTTTCTTTTTGCTGTCTGGTTGGCCTTTTTAATTTCGTCGTGTTTTTGTCGCATGCGGTGTATTTTTCGGTTCTTTTTGTATTGACATTGATGATATGTAGCCTCACATAAGTAGAAGACCAGAAGGGGCCCATGAAGGAATAAATGAACATTTACTTCCAGACCTTTTCTTAGTGCAGAGGAAACCGATTTGTTTCGTTGCAAAATGGTAGTTTGGATGGCTGCAAAATCAGGGGAACTCACTTTACACTAATGTGTTCTCAGGAAGAAGTTGAATGGGAGCACAGGAGTAAGAACGTAGGCAAGATGCACGCGTGCGGCCACGACGCTCATGTGGCGATGCTAATGGGCGCAGCCAAGATCTTGAAGACAAGGGAAGACCAATTGAAGGTTTGTTTTGTTTCATCTTTCCATTATGCACACAGAAACTATAGTTTTTGACAGAGCGAATTCGATATCCGATTCTCTTGTAGAAATCTTGATTTTACTTCACACCGGAAAAAAAGAATCGAGTAACAAAGATTAACCATCAAATTCTTGATCAGTTTACTCTCCACCTATCTGGACAAGACTGCTGCATTACACATTGTCCAGAAAGGAGCCAAACCACGCTCACATGATCACACCATATAATCTTGCGGAAAAAAGAATAGATTATTAGATAATGACATATAGGTGTGAATTGTTTTAGGATGCAGAAGTTCTTGAGCCGAACTCGAGTCCAAATCATTTAGTTCAATAGTTCATGAGCTATACTATTTTATGAATATAGTAtatctatatattaaataaatattgacGAACTTTCGACTATTAGCAACATTTAGTTCACAAATACATTTGAATATTTCAAGACGAACTTGAAATCgagctaaataaaattttcttcgTATTCGGCTCGATTTTGTTCCTTTGCACCCCAGCAGAGATGCTAAGTGGTGGGGTAGAGCCGATTGCCTATAGTTTGTTTGCATAGCCGTGGTTTCATAGTCTCTACCTAAGGGATGGTAGGAACAGCAGAGAGGGTGTTGCCGAATTCTTAACTCTTGTGAAAATAATAACAGCCAACAGCTGGCAAGGACCACTTACTTCAGATGCATACCTTAACATAGGATTTACTTTTGGAGTCTCTCTCAGAATGTCATTCTAGTTTCTATTACAAGGAATTTGTTATAATAAGACACCTAATCTGCCAATGAGATGAAAGCGTATCAACGAGCCCTTTCAAAAGTTGATTTGATTGCATGCCCGATAATAGATGGAAACCGAAAACCTTTGGCTTTCTTGAAAGATTCCTTTATGAAACCTCCATCTTTGGGCATATCCACAATTTAGGTGGATGAAGGAAATTGAGACTCGAATTCATAAAGAGTTCCGAAATGAAGGAATAGAGACTTGAATTCTTGTCCAGTTGGATCGGATCCCAGTCGGGCCTATTCATGTGTACCGAGTGACTTGTCATTTATTCAAAGAAAGGACATTGCTGCATTTTTAGTGAAATGTCGATGAGAAATTAACTTTATAATGCTAATGCTTAAATGAGGCTAAAGCAATAGTGAGCAATGTAGCAGATTCAGATACCTGAAGATGTAAATTTTCTTGGTTCGTTCTTCTTATCATCACTACAAAATTGATTCAACTTGCAGGGGACTGTAGTGTTGCTGTTTCAGCCGGCAGAGGAAGCTGGGAATGGAGCAAAAAGAATGATTCAAGAGGAAGCCCTTAAAGACGTTGAGGCCATATTTGCAGCGCACGTATCACATCAGCTCCCGACCTCTGTCATCGGGTCGAGACCTGGACCTTTTCTGGCAGGTTGTGGCTTCTTCAAGGCCGTTGTTACCAGTGAAAAAGCCACTTCAGGGAGCGTCTACGACTCAGTCAACCCCGTCTTAGCTGCCTCAGCTGCAGTGATCAGCCTACAGGGCATCGTGTCCCAAGAGATGAATCCATTGGACTCACACGTAGGAACAAACTCAAGAGTTTCACTCACATTACGTCCAAATCAGCTTCCATTTTCGAGAACATCGTTTAAAATTATCTgtccagtaattttatttcccATCTTAGGTGGTCACTGTAACTTTCTTCAAAGGAGGCGATGATCTTGATCTGATGCCGAACCGTGTTGAATTTGGCGGCACTTTGAGGGCTTTTTCTAATATAAGCTTCAGCCAACTTCTTACAAGAATAGAAGAGGTTAGACATTTCATTACTCATTATATCTACCTCTGCTATCTTAAACTAATCCAACAGGAGCAATGAAATACCTTAAACATTTTAAACAGATTATCGTAGCTCAAGCTTTGGTTTTCAGATGCTCAGCAACGGTTGACTTCTTCAAAAACTCAAACTTGATTTACCCACCTATGGTAAACGATGGCAAAATGTACAAACACTTGAAGAAAGTTGTCCACGATCTGGTAGGACCCTCGAATTTCCAAGTCGTCGAGCAGATAATGGGGGCAGAGGACTTCTCATTTTTCTCGGAAGTGATTCCTGCAGCCTTCTTCTTCATCGGAATCAGGAATGAAACTCTAGGATCAGTACACTCTGCCCACTCGACTCATTTTTCTATAGATGAAGACGCACTTCCTATAGGTGCAGCAACTCATGCTGCTATTGCTGAGAGATATCTACACGAGCGAATAGTCTCTTCATCATGACAAAGGAAATCTGCAGAACTGTAAATGAGCGCAAGTAAATAAATCTTCCTTTTGTTGTACAAGTGTTCTATACAGAAAAATGAACATTAGTTCATCTATGTTTTACGAGAATGAATGAGACGCATTAGAGCATTTGCTGATTGTTTCTTCCTCTTCATGTGGATACATTCCATCAAAGAGAAGTCTATGGAGCAAATATGATGTTATATTTTGGGAAGGTGCAACAGTGGTCTATATTCACCTGTACCCTTGCCTTTACAGCAAAACAATCGAAATGGGACGATCAAATTGCTATTCAAAGATTTGAATGATAATATACCATTTTGAAATTGTTTTCAATACATAGAGAAGTATTAAATCCTATACATCTCATTTGAACTAACCGATTTGATGTGCAACAGTCTAAAGTCTAATGAAACTTCGATTCAAGATGAATGTATCTCCTCCTCAACATATCGGCCATATAGCAGCTTATAAAGCAAAATAAGTGAGAATGATATCTCCACCTGATCTGGGAAGATACATCAGACACCATCATCACTTTCTCCTCACCAATCATTTTAACACCACCTTAGCCATTATCATGGAGTATTCACCAGTCAcctgaaataaaatatttcaactcAATCACCCAAATGTTACAAACCCGAGCGAAAATCATGATACAAGCAGTGTTTCATACATACGCACAAGATTCTAAACACCAAGCATAACAGGGAAGAAACAAAGTAGAAATTGTTGCTTGCCAAATACCACTTTTAAATTTACTTGAGACACTATCCAACTACAAGTGTGACCATAAGTACCGGATATACAGCAATGGGAAAAGACGAGTTGTCTCGTGGGAGACACGAGAGAGGGCGGCACCACCAGACTCCCAGGTGGTGCAGTTGGTTTCGGGGGGCACTGGAGACGGTTCCGGGATATTCCCCAAAACCACATCAGCAGCCTCAAACTCATCATTACCAAATCCCATCTTAATATCCCATATTTCTTTTGTCACAGGCCTTCACTGCCAGCATCATTTTGGTCGACCGAGGCCAAACACACAGGACATTCCAATGCAATGCACATACAATGGCTGGCTTCAGACCAACATAATCAAACTTGGGCTGCTCGACTAACTCCACAATTCCCCGAATCTAACATTGTCGAAACCATAACCGCAGTCCTGTAAGGATCTTAAGAGTACCAGAACGATTAATAGCTTTCTTTAAAACCAAGAAAACAAACTCGTGGGATTTAATATAAAAGGTGAATGCTTGAAGCTTGGAGGAGGAATAACTTATTAGCGattcaagaaaatgaagaaacCGTAGCATTATACATGAATAGCTAAGGTAAAGATATTTATCACAAATCTAACTTTCTAAATGAGCAAATTCGGTCTCAATGATCGGAGAGATGGCAAAAAAACATAGACAGAAATGTGGGGGGAAAGAAAGATCGAATTTTTTAGACAATTAGGCCGAGCCCAAAAAATTATCCTAGAAAATCAGGAAGAACCACCATTTATATACGTGGAATTCTTACTTGAACAGCTGAAGAAATCCAGTCCCACTGCGGGAATCCATTTTATGGAAATTTACGGTGTGTTTGACAACCAGGATTTGGGAGATTTCAAAATCCTATTTTTACTGTTTGGCAAAGTGATTCAAAAAaagaatttggattttttttagaattttatgGGATTTGAATAtgtatatccaaatctcatcaaatttgataagatttggtggaatttggattttaaaaacaaacaatTACTTTTTTATCCAACACATCATTCTCATCAGTCAACTTTCTCCACCAAAAATTTCTAAATGGTTagactttttttttccttttaacttTTTTTAGAAGTTGAAAGATttggtttaaattttataagttTCGTGTGTTATTTAttgattaatataataaaaattatagtaATTACCAAAGTCTATTTTTacgtttaataattaatttcatgttaaagtttgaaattgtttgatgattttttaattattattttatgtgcactatgattaataaataataattaatttttgaatttacaaacacaaataatagagaaaaattattaatttctaaatttctttgggttatttatgtttatatgatgtctAAGGGTAGcttagtaaaattttaaaactccaAATTCGAATCTATTTTTCTCCAAACAAGAAATGGatttgtaaatattatttttaaattttaaaacaaacacCAAATGAAATTTCAAATACTTGAATTTTCAAATCCAATTCCAAATCCAATTCCAAATCCCATAAAATCCTCCCAAATCCTGGTTGCCAAACACACTGTTAGGGAAAATGGATTCGACGGtgacttattttaaaaaaagatccACAAATCAATTTACATAAATGTCTCTCTGTTTAAGTGTAAATATACTATTAACTTAaacttttaatattaatttcatCCATCTCATTCAGTCGACTCCAAACTAGATTTCTCTTCCGTCGACCTCCTTCCATTTCTTTTCCGATCGTATTTCCCTTTCCGGCAATTCTCGACGCAGATCCATCCAATCTAAGCAAACTCAATCGGACAAATGGTTGACAAAAATCTGATAATATAAACATTTATTTCGATTTATTGCTTCTGTTTCTTCGActcacttgaagaagaaaaggtcGACCAAATTTCCAAATTTTGGGTAGACCTGGGTCTTGGTCGACCCAAGCAAAATTTTGCTTAGGCAGACCAAATTTTGGTCTTTTGCTTGGGTAGACCAAAGCTTGGTCGATCCAAACAAAAGACCAAACTTTGGGTCTACCCAACATTTGGTCGACCAAAATTTTGGTCTACCCATTTTGATCGACCTAAGCAAAATTTTGCTACCCACTTTGGTCGACCAAACTTTGGTCGTTTTATCGACCAAGCAAAATGTTGGGTAGACTCTACCCAAAATTTTGATCTACCCAACATCGATCAAGTTTGGGTTGACTCAGtgcttgtttttgtatttgattGGATATTGTATTGATCtttaattattggacattgTATTGATCTTTTTAATTTCGATTTAAGTATTTATGGTGGAATTTTGTTGCTTGTCAGTTTTTTGGTCGACCAGGGTGATTTCTGAGTTAATTTTGGGTCGACCATAATGATTTCTGGGTCGACCATGTTGCTTCTGGGTCAACCAAGGTTGCTTTTGGGTCGACCATTTTTCTAACACATGAATACATAGATTTGACAAATATGACcgataattatttaattttgatgGATAATTACACAATTTTGATTAATGTTGCAtgtttttaacatatgaatcatataATTTCACAAGTATGTTCTATAATGTTATATGATTATGTTACATGTTATGGCATATGCGtcacaatttcacaattatgttatatgttaacatatgaatcaaaatttcacaaatatgctttaatatatgaatcacaatttcacaactatgttacatgttttaacatatgaatcataatttcacaaatttcacaattatgttatatgttttaacatatgaataataatttcacaaatatgttacatgttttaacatatgaatcacaatttcacaaccAACTATGTTacttttaacatatgaatcacaatttcacaactatgttacatgttttaatatatgaattacaatttcacaattatgttacatgtttttaACATacgaatcacaatttcacaagtatgttatataatattacatgttttaacatatgaatcacataTTTAGCTGGGTCGACACAAAGTAGACCTTGTTGTTTTTGGGTCGACCCTTGTTGCTTTGCTTTTGGGTCGACCCAAAGGTATATCCTACAAAATTCaacaaaaattaagaaaataaaataattagaatagacaaaaattaataacaataataataataaaatcaaacAAACAAACTTGGCATAACTATGGGTTCTTTTTTGTCAACAAAAATAATGTTGgttgaccaagaagaatttcttcttggtttggtcgaccaagaattcttcttggtcgaccaacaaaatgctaattaagtcaggatgtgttacatgattagagaacttagatttaaatgcatgttggttacgttagaatttggaaaacattcagataaaatgcctcctagacgcgtatccgttatcgagaatcaggcagagaacagtgttaatcgccgagggaatagtcaaagaaatgcaccaccaccaccaccacctcctccaggggatcctgctactcgtgcattagagggtatggctcgcCTCTTTgagcaacagttacagcagcagcagatacagcagcaacagctacagctgcagttacagcagatgcagcagcagcagccacgatagccacctaggccacagcctgatatttatgagcagttccggaggctagggccgaatgaattttctggcaccaccgatccatttgctgcagagagttggatccgatcactcgaggtacattttcgctatctggacatgggagacgccgaccgtgtgaggtgcactacttatctgcttagggacgacgcttctttatggtgggaaggagccgagcatggtgttgaccttgctacactcacttgggcacagttcaagacgaaattctatgagaaatactttactgctgatgtcagaagccggataaagagggaatttatgactctccacCAGGGAGACATAcctgttgctgattttgtgaagaagtttgataggggttgccactttgtgccccttattgctggagacgcggaagaaaaacttaggcattttaaggatggcctacgacctaccattcgggataaagttatgatgatgcgtccggagaattatgctatggcagttacttatgcatatcaggctgagcagtccttaaaggacattgactttgagattcagcgcaagaggcaacaACATCAGAATAATAATCAGCCTGCCAAGAAGCCATATACGggacctcctagacctcaagggcctcaaaagccccaaggtcaaggcAAGAAACCAGtgccaccaaagccacaaaatTCGGGAGCACctaagcctgctgagaggcaacctTGCAAACAGTGCAACCTTTttcatcttggcaaatgcgaATGGGGATCTCgtaaatgtttctactgcaaggaggagGGACACATAGCCAATGActgcccaaagaggaaagcagctactacggcccgagcttatgttatgaacgCCGAGGAAGCTGAAggagagacagacactacactcatcacgggtaacctagtcgtttaacatttttatattgcttatttctgcatgaaatgttaaattggttattagaattgaattgtgattaagtttcaacctagaataaattaggttgcatgttctacctagttggacttaagcgatgattttagaaaccatagaaaaatgattcgaatttctgtgccttattttatgtgtgaaggatgttatgattcagaataaaaagtctaagggccaaaattaaagaaaaccatAAAAAAGGGGTGTCGAAATTATTGGGGGCcaatatgcaattttcgaaaatttaagggactTGAATGCAAATATTCGAAATTAAGGGACCTTTGTgcaaattctgaaatcttaaggaTCAAAATGCAAACTCTCGAAAATCAAGGATTAAATCAGAACTTCGAATAATATATGGACTTAAGtacaataattcgaaaattatgGGTCAATTTCGCAAATTCCAAAAGTTGAGGAACTAAAGTGCAATTCTTCCtagaaatgtttaagttcaacacgaaatcttcattcaactttgggaattaatgatagtaaatccttaagtaTCAGCAccaaaagaattaaaagacattttcaccgcagggaggatcatcattctaggcgtagctacctatgctttgctagattcaggagctacacattccttcatatcagaaaccttcatcaaaagactgaatattactcctcaagatatgggtttgggtttcaaagtttcgattccttccggtgatcagatgctcacatctaagattgttaagaatctggagcttcgtttattcagagatgttgttcgggcagaccttattgtgcttcctatgcccgaattcgatattatacttgggatggattggctatgagcgaatggagcttcgattgatttccgtcagcgatcagtatctatcaGGCCaccctagtggtaaatcttttgttttcgaaggcggcgagaaacaagcaaatgccgcacattatctcttgtctatgtgcgaggaagcttattaagcatggatgcCAGACgtatctagcatgtgtcactactacacatgaatccatcagccagaagttagaggatgttgatgttgtgagagattttcctagcgtctttcccgaagaagtttctggcattccgcccgatcgtgaagtggaattctctattgatcttatgccgggcactgttcctatatctaaagcatcttatcgtctagcacctgctgaaatgaaagaactaaaagatcaaatccaagaattgctagacaagggttttattcgccctagttactctccgtggggcgcacc
This window of the Primulina tabacum isolate GXHZ01 chromosome 12, ASM2559414v2, whole genome shotgun sequence genome carries:
- the LOC142521021 gene encoding IAA-amino acid hydrolase ILR1-like 6: MKIPGENLPIFVLLLLSCMISGKTQQKSADHDAVSRFEHAQASPKNPTLSCKNLSASPGKEKESLSPDVDRTDCSVWSRACSEEILGIAKKQGNVKWIKSIRRRIHENPELAYEEVETSRLIRRELDEMGVSYQFPVAKTGIRAAVGTGGPPFVAIRADMDALPIQEEVEWEHRSKNVGKMHACGHDAHVAMLMGAAKILKTREDQLKGTVVLLFQPAEEAGNGAKRMIQEEALKDVEAIFAAHVSHQLPTSVIGSRPGPFLAGCGFFKAVVTSEKATSGSVYDSVNPVLAASAAVISLQGIVSQEMNPLDSHVVTVTFFKGGDDLDLMPNRVEFGGTLRAFSNISFSQLLTRIEEIIVAQALVFRCSATVDFFKNSNLIYPPMVNDGKMYKHLKKVVHDLVGPSNFQVVEQIMGAEDFSFFSEVIPAAFFFIGIRNETLGSVHSAHSTHFSIDEDALPIGAATHAAIAERYLHERIVSSS